A region of the Pseudarthrobacter sp. MM222 genome:
CCCTTCCATGATCCGGGGGTTGGCCACCGAGACGATGGTGGTGTCGATCAGGATCATAAAGAAGCCGATCACCAGGGACCAGAGTGCCGGCCACGGCCTGGCTACGTTTTCCATGGGGTTCCTTAGGGTGCTGAGAGGGTTGGTCGGTAAGGCTGGAGAAGCGGGGCGACCCGGTTCCGGAAGGCGGCTACCAGGGCAACTGGCCGGTGCCGAGCTGCTCCTGGAGGCTCCGGATCCAGCCGATCTCGGCGCCAAGCATGGTTTGTTGGTACTGCATGTCAATCCAGTATTTGCGGTCGACTCCTTTGGCCCGCACCCGCTCCTCCGCGTCGAAGAGGAACTTCAGCTGCCCCTCCAGTTCGTTAAGGCGCTGGTCGAGCAGTGCGACGACGACGCCGGCCGGCAGGTTGTATGCCTCGGAGACGGCCAGCGGAAAGGCGGGGTATTCGTTGACGGGCGCGGCGAGCATATCCCGGATCCGCTCGGTCAGGGCTTGCCGTCCTGCCGCGGAGATCTCATAGGTGGTGCGTTCGGGACGGTTGCCCTCCCGATCCGTCCCGGTGGCCGCGACCAGCCCCTGCTCCTCCAGCCGGCCGACGGCGTGGTACAGCGTTCCGGGGCGGACCTTCACCAGCCGGTCTTCATGCCGGGCCATCAGGAGCTGGTACATCTCGTAGGGATGCATCGGCTGTTCCACCAGCAGGGAGAGTGCGGCGACGCCGAGGGGGGTCAGGGGCGCGGCTCGAGCCATGGTGCCGTCCTCCTTTCCCCGCGGTATCCGGGAACGCGGAGCCCCGCCGCCGCGGGTTGACCGCAACCCAGGCGATTACTCCACAAGAACTATTCCACATGGAATAGTGGGGCGCAAGGCGCCGCGGAACCTCCACCGCCCAGAGTCAGCCCAGCAGGGCGAGGAGGTCCGCGCGGGCGAACATCTGGGCCGCGGCCCGGGCGGAGGGCGTGCCGGCGTCGGGGTCTGCACCGGCCGCCACGAGCGCCTGCACCACGTCGGCGTAGCCCTTGAAGACTGCCCCCGCGAGGGGCGTCTGGCCGCGGTCATTGGCGGCATTGGCGTCGGCGCCGTGCTGCAGGATCAACCGGACGGCGTCGGCGTGGCCGTGGTAGGCCGCGAGCATCAGCAGCGAATCCCCCGCGGCGTTGGTCAGGCCGGCCGGCGCTCCGGCGGCCAGGTAGCTGCCAAGCAGGGCCGCGTTTCCTTCCCGGGCCGCATCGAACAGCGCATGGGCCAGGGCGAGCGTCTCGTCGTCCGGTGCGGCGCTTCCGCTGGTCATCGTGTCCCCCTCAGGAATCCGGTCTGACGTCCCACGACCTGGCCGGCGTCGGGAGCCACAATAACTTCCTGCGCCGCGGTGTAAGGCTCATCCCCGTCGATGACGGTCAGTGCCGCGTCCGGGGCGACGGACCGTTTGATGACGGCCAGGGCCACCGGGCCCATCTCATAGTGCTGGGCCACGGACGTCACGGTGCCGACTTTGCGGTCACCGGCGCGGACCTCGCTGCCGACGGCGGGCATGGTGTGTTGCGAGCCGTCGAGCTGCAGGAACACGAGCCGGCGCGGCGGATGGCCCAGGTTATGGACGCGGGCCACCGTTTCCTGGCCCTTGTAGCAGCCCTTGTTTAGGTGGACGGCGGTACGCAGCAGGTCAAGCTCGTGCGGAATGGTCTTGTCGTCGGTCTCGGCGCCCCAGCGGGGCCGCCACGCCGCGATCCGCAGCGCCTCGGCGGCCCAGACGCCGGCCAGCGGACGCCCGGCCACCGTGGTTTCGAGTTCGGCGGCGGGGACCAGGTATTCGAACCACGGCCGCTCCAGGCCGGGGTGGGATTCCTCGCCCACGACGGCGTAGGAGTAGCCGCCGGCACCGACATGCGGCCAGGGGTCCTCCCAGGCCTGCAGCGCGGACCACTCCGGGACCCGGCGGGTGGAGCCCAGCACGGCCCACTCGGCCGACACATCGGTGATCTCGACGCGCAGCATGAACTTCATCCGGTTGAGCCATTCCGCGAGCGGTCCGGCCTCGGCGGCTTCGACCATCAGCCAGGTGGTGGCGCCGTCGTCCTCTACCCGGGCGTCGAATTCGATCCTGCCCTGCACGCTGAGCAGGAGCAGTTCGGTTGACTGGCCGGGCGCAAGGTTCGTGAGCTGTTGAGAGGAAAGCGTGTTGAGCCAGCTCAGCCGGTCCGGCCCGCTGACGGTGACGACGCCGCGGTGGGACAGGTCGACGACGGCGGTGCCGGCGGCCAGCGCCCGCTGCTCCCGCAGCGGCTCGCCATAGTGGGACGCGACGCCGGCGTCAGCGCCGCCGGCCTCGACCGCGCCCGGGCGCGACAACAGGGGGCTCTTGGTAGTCATATCTAGTAGAAGTCCTTAGGGCCTAGCGGTATTCCGGATTTTCGAAGTCGAAGCGGGTGCCGGCGTTCCACGCTTCGGGCAGGTTGCCGTAGGCGGGAATGCCGCCGGCGTCCTTGAGCGTCCGGGCCAGGTGCAGCAGGTTCCAGGTCATGAATGTGGTGTTGCGGTTGGTGAAGTCGCTCTCGGGGCCGCCCGAGCCTTCGTCGAGGTAGCTCGGGCCGGGCCCGACCGGACCGATCCAGCCGGCGTCGGCCTGCGGCGGGACCGTGAAGCCGATGTGCTGGAGGCTGTAAAGGACGTTCATGGAGCAGTGCTTGATGCCGTCCTCATTGCCGGTGATCAGGCAGCCACCGACTTTGGGGTAGAAAGCCCACTGACCCTTCTCGTTCAGCTGCCCGGAGTGCGCGTAGAGCCGCTCGATCAGCTTCTTGGTCTGCGAGGAGTTGTCACCCAGCCAGATGGGCCCGGCGACGACGACGATGTCCGCCGCCAGGACGGCCGGGTACAGCTCCGGCCATTCATCGGTGGCCCAGCCGTGTTCGCGCATGTCCGGGTAGACGCCACTGGCGATGTCGTGGTCCACCGTGCGGATCACCCGCGTGCTGACGCCCTGCTTCTCCATGATGCGGCGGCTGACGTCGACCAGTCCCTGGGTGTTGGACGTCTCGGGCGACTTCTTGAGCGTCCCGTTGAAGAATACGGCCTTGAGGTCGGCGTAGCTCTTCTTCTCCCCGGGTGTGGCTGCTGCTTCTGGCACTGTGCGGCTCCCTGTGTTCGCTGTGGACAACGGAAAATCAGTGAGCCCTCATGGCCAGGCCCGGTCAGCTTACTTTGGCGAGGATGGCCGAGGCGTGGGCCTCCAGCCCGCTCCCGGGCGCGGTGTTCTTGCCGGTTGCGACGTCCCAGCGCCACAGCAGCTGGCCGTCGACGAGTCCGAAGATCCGGGTCGCGGCGGTGTATTCCTTGGAGTGGCTTCCGCGCATCACCATGTCGGTGCTCAGCTGGATCTGTGGCCCCTTGATCTGGCCGTAGTACAGCTCGGAGATCCCGCCGGGGTGGGCAACAGAGACCGAGATGTCGAAGCCGCCGTCGCTGTTGCGCAGCGCCTCGACCTCGTCGGCGCTCTTGAGGACCGGGACGATGTCGCCCGGTATCAGGCCCGGCCCGCTGTCCTCTTCGCGCTGCTTGCGCTCAAGGGCCCAGAAACCGGTTTCGACCGTCAGCGGACGCAGCTTGGTGCCCTCGTCATCGGTCAGCCAGCTCTCAGCCCGGTACTGGAGGTAAGGCAGGCCGTTGTGGGTGAAGGAGACGTGTTGCAGGAAGTGCTCGGAATCCTCGTCCCCTGCGCCGAGGCGGCCGCTGCCCTCCCACTCACCAATGAGCCAGGACAGCGGAACGATTTCCGGTGTCAGATCTGTAGGAATTTCAATGGGCACGGCTGCGACCTCTGGAAACTACGGGTTCTGGGCGGGTGTCTGCTTTGGGCTGGTTACTTCTGGCCTTTGAAGAGGCGGTAGACCACAAAGCCGGCGAACCAGGCCATGGAAACACTGGCGATGCCAAGCAGAACAAGGAAGAAGATCTCAAATGCAAGTACGGACATGATGCCATCCTAACGCGTTAGTAGATGAGTAGTTTGTCTATGAAGTAAGCCAAAGAACCGATGGCGGAGACCGG
Encoded here:
- a CDS encoding FABP family protein yields the protein MPIEIPTDLTPEIVPLSWLIGEWEGSGRLGAGDEDSEHFLQHVSFTHNGLPYLQYRAESWLTDDEGTKLRPLTVETGFWALERKQREEDSGPGLIPGDIVPVLKSADEVEALRNSDGGFDISVSVAHPGGISELYYGQIKGPQIQLSTDMVMRGSHSKEYTAATRIFGLVDGQLLWRWDVATGKNTAPGSGLEAHASAILAKVS
- a CDS encoding flavodoxin family protein encodes the protein MPEAAATPGEKKSYADLKAVFFNGTLKKSPETSNTQGLVDVSRRIMEKQGVSTRVIRTVDHDIASGVYPDMREHGWATDEWPELYPAVLAADIVVVAGPIWLGDNSSQTKKLIERLYAHSGQLNEKGQWAFYPKVGGCLITGNEDGIKHCSMNVLYSLQHIGFTVPPQADAGWIGPVGPGPSYLDEGSGGPESDFTNRNTTFMTWNLLHLARTLKDAGGIPAYGNLPEAWNAGTRFDFENPEYR
- a CDS encoding PadR family transcriptional regulator, which encodes MARAAPLTPLGVAALSLLVEQPMHPYEMYQLLMARHEDRLVKVRPGTLYHAVGRLEEQGLVAATGTDREGNRPERTTYEISAAGRQALTERIRDMLAAPVNEYPAFPLAVSEAYNLPAGVVVALLDQRLNELEGQLKFLFDAEERVRAKGVDRKYWIDMQYQQTMLGAEIGWIRSLQEQLGTGQLPW
- the ygfZ gene encoding CAF17-like 4Fe-4S cluster assembly/insertion protein YgfZ, which encodes MTTKSPLLSRPGAVEAGGADAGVASHYGEPLREQRALAAGTAVVDLSHRGVVTVSGPDRLSWLNTLSSQQLTNLAPGQSTELLLLSVQGRIEFDARVEDDGATTWLMVEAAEAGPLAEWLNRMKFMLRVEITDVSAEWAVLGSTRRVPEWSALQAWEDPWPHVGAGGYSYAVVGEESHPGLERPWFEYLVPAAELETTVAGRPLAGVWAAEALRIAAWRPRWGAETDDKTIPHELDLLRTAVHLNKGCYKGQETVARVHNLGHPPRRLVFLQLDGSQHTMPAVGSEVRAGDRKVGTVTSVAQHYEMGPVALAVIKRSVAPDAALTVIDGDEPYTAAQEVIVAPDAGQVVGRQTGFLRGTR
- a CDS encoding ankyrin repeat domain-containing protein — its product is MTSGSAAPDDETLALAHALFDAAREGNAALLGSYLAAGAPAGLTNAAGDSLLMLAAYHGHADAVRLILQHGADANAANDRGQTPLAGAVFKGYADVVQALVAAGADPDAGTPSARAAAQMFARADLLALLG